The following proteins are encoded in a genomic region of Fundidesulfovibrio soli:
- a CDS encoding glycoside hydrolase family 3 protein: MKLYSIALLTLALLWSPLTPAPACAAEPSVDALLASMSLEHKIGQMMLVAFKGPGLSPEISEMIRQRSLGGVILYSSWGNVENVQQVADLNAALQADAAKTPAGIGLFVGIDQEGGPVVRLRDGVTLFPSQMAIAATGNREHARTAARIMAKELAALGINTTFSPVADVNSNPANPVIGIRSFGSDPNTVSRLTAATVEAYAQARMICTPKHFPGHGDTSVDSHLGLPLNDHDKKTLERVDFAPFRAAFAAKAPAVMTAHVEVPALDPRPDTPATLSQPVLEGVLRRQMRFDGLIVTDSLGMGALSKGVGTVRAAVLAAKAGADVLLFGADIGHEPQQQIEAYEALLAAARSGELPQARIDQAVGRILAVKQRYGILQAASIGDKSAAVAFQVGLPEDRQAALEIAQDSITLLRDRTRMLPLKPADKALVLWPERNGFDPVASLSLPKGATLMRTSREPSAQELREAADAAAGMDKVVVFTYDATRNQAQQNLVRTMLAMKPQNVIHVSLGGPYDAGLFPTAPTCLATYGDVPVSIEALCRALAGTSPMPGRLPVRLQ, from the coding sequence ATGAAACTCTATTCTATCGCCCTGCTCACGCTCGCATTGCTCTGGAGCCCGCTCACACCCGCCCCGGCCTGCGCTGCCGAGCCATCCGTGGATGCCCTGCTCGCCTCCATGAGCCTGGAGCATAAGATCGGCCAGATGATGCTCGTGGCCTTCAAAGGGCCCGGCCTGTCCCCCGAAATATCCGAGATGATCCGCCAGCGCAGCTTGGGCGGGGTGATCCTCTATTCCTCCTGGGGCAACGTGGAGAACGTGCAGCAGGTGGCGGACCTCAACGCCGCGCTTCAGGCGGACGCCGCCAAGACACCGGCCGGGATCGGCCTGTTCGTCGGCATCGACCAGGAGGGCGGCCCCGTGGTGCGCCTGCGCGACGGCGTGACCCTCTTCCCCAGCCAGATGGCCATCGCGGCCACGGGCAACCGCGAGCACGCCCGCACCGCCGCCAGGATCATGGCCAAGGAGCTTGCCGCGCTGGGCATCAACACCACCTTCTCTCCCGTGGCGGACGTCAACTCCAACCCGGCCAACCCGGTCATCGGCATCCGCTCCTTCGGCTCGGACCCCAACACCGTCTCGCGGCTCACGGCGGCCACAGTGGAGGCCTATGCGCAGGCCCGCATGATCTGCACGCCCAAGCACTTCCCCGGACACGGCGACACCTCGGTGGACTCCCACTTGGGCCTCCCCCTGAACGACCACGACAAGAAGACACTGGAGCGCGTGGACTTCGCGCCCTTCCGCGCGGCCTTCGCGGCCAAGGCACCCGCTGTGATGACCGCCCACGTGGAGGTCCCCGCACTGGACCCGCGCCCGGACACCCCCGCCACCCTCTCCCAGCCGGTGCTGGAGGGCGTGCTGCGACGCCAGATGCGCTTCGACGGGCTCATCGTCACGGATTCGCTGGGCATGGGCGCGCTCTCCAAGGGCGTCGGCACCGTGCGGGCCGCCGTGCTGGCGGCCAAGGCCGGAGCGGACGTGCTGCTCTTCGGGGCCGACATCGGGCACGAGCCGCAGCAGCAGATCGAGGCCTACGAGGCCCTGTTGGCCGCCGCCCGCTCCGGAGAACTGCCCCAGGCCCGCATCGACCAGGCCGTGGGCCGCATCCTGGCCGTGAAGCAGCGCTACGGCATCCTCCAGGCCGCCTCCATTGGCGACAAAAGCGCTGCCGTGGCCTTCCAGGTGGGCCTCCCCGAAGACCGTCAGGCCGCCCTGGAGATCGCCCAGGACAGCATCACCCTGCTGCGCGACCGCACCCGGATGCTGCCCCTCAAGCCCGCCGACAAGGCCCTGGTGCTCTGGCCCGAGCGCAACGGCTTCGACCCCGTGGCCTCACTCTCGCTGCCCAAGGGCGCGACGCTCATGCGCACATCGCGCGAGCCTTCGGCCCAGGAACTGCGGGAAGCCGCCGACGCCGCCGCCGGGATGGACAAGGTGGTGGTGTTCACCTACGACGCCACGCGCAACCAGGCCCAGCAGAACCTGGTGCGCACCATGCTGGCCATGAAGCCCCAGAACGTGATCCACGTCTCCCTGGGCGGACCTTACGACGCGGGCTTGTTCCCGACCGCCCCCACCTGCCTGGCCACCTACGGCGACGTGCCCGTTTCCATCGAGGCCCTCTGCCGCGCCCTGGCCGGGACCTCCCCCATGCCCGGACGGCTTCCGGTGCGCTTGCAGTGA
- the thyX gene encoding FAD-dependent thymidylate synthase encodes MPAKSLDVTLLAHTPEPLSVIYAAFRQCYHAGFVGDMWPRLMAGEISREQQAEFVDKVVLSGHVSPVEHVSFTFAIEGVSRALTHQLVRHRIASYSQQSQRYVDASNFDYVLPPAIAAIPEAKARFEAFMDEVGSAYRDLKDMLEGAGKGPKAKEDARFVLPQAAETRIVATMNCRSLFNFFEHRCCRRAQWEIRALADRMLTLCRYVLPEVFRTAGAKCEKLGYCPEGEKFCCGKYPTDPKAARV; translated from the coding sequence ATGCCTGCCAAATCCCTGGACGTCACGCTCCTGGCCCACACGCCCGAGCCTCTTTCCGTCATCTACGCGGCCTTCCGCCAGTGCTACCACGCCGGTTTCGTGGGCGACATGTGGCCCAGGCTCATGGCCGGGGAGATCAGCCGCGAGCAGCAGGCCGAATTCGTGGACAAGGTGGTGCTCTCGGGCCACGTGAGCCCGGTGGAGCACGTGAGCTTCACCTTCGCCATCGAGGGCGTGTCCCGCGCGCTGACCCACCAGTTAGTGCGCCACCGCATCGCCAGCTACTCCCAGCAGTCCCAGCGCTACGTGGACGCCTCCAATTTCGATTACGTCCTGCCTCCCGCCATCGCGGCCATCCCAGAGGCCAAAGCCCGCTTCGAGGCCTTCATGGACGAGGTGGGCAGCGCCTACCGCGACCTGAAGGACATGCTGGAGGGGGCGGGCAAAGGCCCCAAGGCCAAGGAGGACGCCCGCTTCGTGCTGCCCCAGGCCGCCGAGACGCGCATCGTGGCCACCATGAATTGCCGTTCGCTGTTCAACTTCTTCGAGCACCGCTGCTGCCGTCGCGCCCAGTGGGAGATCCGCGCCCTGGCCGACAGGATGCTCACCCTCTGCCGCTACGTGCTGCCCGAGGTGTTCCGCACCGCCGGGGCCAAGTGCGAGAAGCTGGGCTATTGCCCCGAGGGCGAGAAGTTCTGCTGCGGAAAGTATCCCACCGACCCCAAGGCCGCGAGGGTCTAG
- a CDS encoding malic enzyme-like NAD(P)-binding protein, whose product MALFTKEEALLYHSAGRRGKVEVVPVKPCRNQKDLSMAYSPGVAEACMAIYHDPEKVWEYTNRANLVAVVSNGTAVLGLGNIGPKAGKPVMEGKGVLFKMFADIDVYDININAKTADEVISCCKMLEPTFGGINLEDIKAPECFEIEQRLIEELEIPVFHDDQHGTAIISGAGILNAAEIAGKNIEDLRVVVSGAGASANACSRFYEKLGVQLENIAMFDSKGHINTTRKDLHPTKQYFADKQKKNFASLAEAMVGADVFLGLSVKGMVKPEMVQSMGKNPIIFAMANPDPEIPYPDAKAVRPDAIMGTGRSDFPNQVNNVSGFPFIFRGALDAGSRKINEEMKLAAARSIAALAKEPVPAEILAMYGIKEATFGIDYVIPKALDFRLLEWEAPAVAQAAIDTGVATKKLDMAQYKKDLRARIDAEHKRINAFIDTYNLGF is encoded by the coding sequence ATGGCTTTGTTCACCAAAGAGGAAGCACTTCTCTACCACTCCGCCGGTCGCCGCGGCAAGGTTGAAGTCGTTCCCGTCAAACCCTGCCGCAACCAGAAAGATCTGTCCATGGCCTACTCCCCCGGCGTCGCCGAGGCGTGCATGGCCATTTACCACGATCCGGAGAAGGTCTGGGAGTACACCAACCGCGCCAACCTGGTGGCGGTGGTCTCCAACGGCACCGCGGTGCTGGGCCTTGGCAACATCGGCCCCAAAGCCGGCAAGCCCGTTATGGAAGGCAAGGGCGTTCTCTTCAAGATGTTCGCGGACATCGACGTCTACGACATCAACATCAACGCCAAGACTGCCGACGAAGTCATCTCCTGCTGCAAGATGCTCGAGCCCACCTTCGGCGGCATCAACCTCGAGGACATCAAGGCCCCCGAGTGCTTCGAGATCGAACAGCGCCTCATTGAGGAGCTTGAGATCCCCGTCTTCCACGACGACCAGCACGGCACCGCCATCATCTCCGGCGCGGGCATCCTGAACGCCGCCGAGATCGCTGGCAAGAACATCGAAGACCTGCGCGTGGTCGTCTCCGGCGCTGGCGCCTCGGCCAACGCCTGCTCCCGTTTCTACGAGAAGCTGGGCGTGCAGCTCGAGAACATCGCCATGTTCGACTCCAAAGGCCACATCAACACCACCCGCAAGGATCTGCACCCCACCAAGCAGTACTTCGCGGACAAGCAGAAGAAAAACTTCGCCAGCCTGGCCGAAGCCATGGTCGGCGCCGACGTGTTCCTGGGCCTCTCGGTCAAGGGCATGGTCAAGCCTGAGATGGTCCAGAGCATGGGCAAGAACCCCATCATCTTCGCCATGGCCAACCCCGACCCCGAGATCCCTTACCCCGACGCCAAGGCCGTGCGCCCCGACGCCATCATGGGCACCGGCCGCTCGGACTTCCCCAACCAGGTCAACAACGTCTCCGGCTTCCCGTTCATCTTCCGCGGCGCCCTCGACGCCGGCTCCCGCAAGATCAACGAGGAAATGAAGCTGGCCGCCGCCCGCTCCATCGCCGCCCTGGCCAAAGAGCCCGTGCCCGCCGAGATCCTGGCCATGTACGGCATCAAGGAAGCCACCTTCGGCATCGACTACGTGATCCCCAAGGCCCTGGACTTCCGCCTGCTTGAATGGGAAGCCCCCGCCGTGGCCCAGGCCGCCATCGACACCGGCGTGGCCACCAAGAAGCTGGACATGGCCCAGTACAAGAAGGACCTGCGCGCCCGCATCGACGCCGAGCACAAGCGCATCAACGCCTTCATCGACACCTACAACCTGGGCTTCTAG
- the ruvB gene encoding Holliday junction branch migration DNA helicase RuvB: MSTPAQVNRGDDTIRPKRLSDFIGQDDLRANLQVYLSSAAERGKALDHTLFYGPPGLGKTTLAQIMASELGVNLITTSGPVLERGGDLAAILTNLGRHDVLFIDEIHRMPPAVEEILYPAMEDFKLDLIIGQGPGARTVKIELEPFTLVGATTRLGLLTSPLRDRFGVIFRLDFYSPKELSTIVTRAAGIIGVTLTPEAAMEIGKRSRGTPRIAGRLLRRVRDFAVVQSCPVVDKELARQALGRMDVDDHGLDQMDRKILGCLIEQFSGGPVGVKTLAVACSEEVRTIEDIYEPYLIQCGLIKRTPRGRVATAKAHQHLKTNFLG; the protein is encoded by the coding sequence ATGAGCACACCCGCACAAGTTAATCGCGGCGACGACACCATCCGCCCCAAACGGCTCTCCGATTTCATCGGGCAGGACGACCTGCGCGCCAACCTGCAGGTCTACCTCTCCAGCGCTGCGGAGCGCGGCAAGGCCCTGGACCACACTCTGTTCTACGGCCCCCCCGGCCTGGGCAAGACCACCCTGGCCCAGATCATGGCCTCGGAGCTGGGCGTGAACCTCATCACCACCTCCGGCCCGGTGCTGGAGCGCGGGGGCGACCTGGCCGCCATCCTGACCAACCTGGGCCGCCACGACGTACTCTTCATCGACGAGATCCACCGCATGCCCCCGGCCGTGGAGGAGATCCTCTACCCGGCCATGGAGGACTTCAAGCTGGACCTCATCATCGGCCAGGGCCCGGGCGCCCGCACCGTTAAGATCGAGCTGGAGCCCTTCACCCTGGTGGGAGCAACCACCCGCCTCGGGCTGCTCACCTCCCCCCTGCGGGACCGTTTCGGGGTCATCTTCCGGCTGGACTTCTACTCCCCCAAGGAGCTGTCCACCATCGTCACCCGCGCCGCGGGCATCATCGGGGTCACGCTCACCCCGGAGGCCGCCATGGAGATCGGCAAGCGCTCGCGCGGCACCCCGCGCATCGCGGGCAGGCTGCTCAGGCGCGTGCGCGACTTCGCGGTGGTGCAGTCCTGCCCGGTGGTGGACAAGGAGCTGGCCCGCCAGGCCCTGGGCCGCATGGACGTGGACGACCACGGCCTGGACCAGATGGACCGCAAGATCCTGGGCTGCCTCATCGAGCAGTTCAGCGGCGGCCCCGTGGGCGTGAAGACCCTGGCCGTAGCCTGCTCCGAGGAAGTGCGCACCATCGAGGACATCTATGAGCCTTACCTGATCCAGTGCGGGCTGATAAAGCGCACCCCGCGCGGGCGCGTGGCCACGGCCAAGGCCCACCAGCACCTCAAAACCAATTTTCTGGGTTGA
- the pabB gene encoding aminodeoxychorismate synthase component I: MAVFRSFSPRGGWSLSFDSPREIIAAHDASGVLAGIERVQAATSEGSWAVLALAYEAGQAFHPAMPGRNTAPLPLLWAAIYSHPTSRPETSPALPWRVGPWRAAIRPEEYGAGVRRIREYIRQGETYQVNYTFPLEAEFQGDAFSWFQAAGEAQGAPWSAYLDMGPFALLSFSPELFFRRRGRAILTRPMKGTAPKGRFRQETVEAMRHLAACPKNRAENVMIVDLLRSDLGRISVPGGVKVERLFQVSEYPTVLQMTSSIRARLKPGMGLADILGALFPCGSVTGAPKLRTMGVIDELEPHPRGVYCGALGYVGPGGDAVFNVPIRTVQLDRERGKAVFHVGSGVTYDSTPEGEYEECLHKARFLTEPGPEITLLETLLLENGRLAYLRGHLDRLSRSARHFGIAFRREDVLAALRDAIAGYLDGSWRVRLLYGRDGGATVEVHPLDPAPATVTVGFCQAPVNSADTRLFHKTTDRGMYDDALRGVTDAWDMLLFNERGELTESTRANVVLDDGQGLWTPPLECGLLGGVFRERLLGSGRVRERVLFADDVRRAKRLFLVNSLRRWMPALVRERDR, translated from the coding sequence TTGGCTGTTTTCCGCAGCTTCTCGCCTCGGGGCGGCTGGTCCCTGTCGTTCGACTCCCCCCGGGAAATCATCGCCGCGCATGACGCTTCGGGCGTACTGGCAGGCATCGAGCGCGTTCAGGCGGCCACCTCCGAGGGTTCCTGGGCCGTGCTGGCTCTGGCCTACGAAGCTGGCCAAGCTTTCCATCCGGCCATGCCCGGCAGGAACACCGCCCCCCTGCCCCTGCTCTGGGCCGCCATATATTCCCACCCCACTTCAAGGCCGGAAACGTCACCGGCCTTGCCCTGGCGCGTTGGCCCCTGGCGCGCGGCCATCAGGCCGGAGGAATATGGAGCCGGGGTCCGGCGCATCCGCGAATACATCCGCCAGGGCGAGACCTACCAGGTCAACTACACCTTCCCGCTGGAAGCGGAATTCCAGGGCGACGCTTTCTCCTGGTTCCAGGCTGCAGGCGAAGCCCAGGGCGCTCCCTGGTCCGCCTACTTGGACATGGGGCCCTTCGCCCTGCTGAGCTTTTCGCCGGAGCTGTTCTTCCGGCGCAGAGGCCGCGCCATCCTGACGCGGCCCATGAAGGGCACCGCCCCCAAGGGCCGCTTCCGGCAGGAGACCGTGGAGGCGATGCGCCATCTGGCCGCCTGCCCAAAGAACAGGGCCGAGAACGTGATGATCGTGGATCTGCTGCGCAGCGACCTGGGCAGGATTTCCGTGCCGGGCGGGGTGAAGGTGGAGCGGCTGTTCCAGGTCAGCGAGTACCCCACGGTGCTGCAGATGACCTCCAGCATCAGGGCGCGCCTCAAGCCCGGAATGGGCCTGGCGGACATCCTCGGCGCGCTGTTCCCCTGCGGCTCGGTCACGGGCGCGCCCAAGCTGCGCACCATGGGCGTCATCGACGAGTTGGAGCCGCACCCGCGCGGCGTCTATTGCGGGGCCCTGGGCTACGTGGGGCCGGGGGGCGACGCGGTGTTCAACGTGCCCATCCGCACCGTCCAGCTGGACCGGGAGCGCGGCAAGGCCGTGTTCCACGTGGGCAGCGGCGTCACCTACGATTCAACCCCTGAGGGTGAATACGAGGAGTGCCTGCACAAGGCCCGCTTCCTCACCGAGCCAGGCCCGGAGATCACCCTGCTGGAGACGCTGCTGCTGGAGAACGGCCGTCTGGCCTACCTGCGCGGGCACCTGGACAGGCTCTCGCGCAGCGCGCGGCACTTCGGCATCGCCTTCAGGCGGGAAGACGTGCTGGCCGCACTGCGGGATGCCATCGCCGGGTATCTGGATGGCTCATGGAGGGTGAGGCTGCTGTACGGGCGCGACGGGGGAGCGACGGTCGAGGTCCACCCCCTGGACCCCGCCCCGGCGACGGTCACGGTGGGTTTCTGCCAGGCGCCCGTGAACAGCGCGGACACGCGCCTTTTCCACAAGACCACGGATCGCGGGATGTACGACGACGCCCTGCGCGGCGTGACGGACGCCTGGGACATGCTGCTCTTCAACGAACGGGGCGAACTGACGGAAAGCACCCGCGCCAACGTGGTGTTGGACGACGGCCAGGGGCTCTGGACCCCGCCGCTGGAATGCGGGCTGCTGGGGGGCGTGTTCCGGGAGCGGCTGCTGGGCTCGGGGCGCGTGCGGGAGCGCGTCCTGTTCGCGGATGACGTGCGCAGGGCGAAGCGCCTCTTCCTGGTCAACTCCCTGCGCCGCTGGATGCCTGCCCTGGTGCGCGAGCGGGACCGCTGA
- a CDS encoding YebC/PmpR family DNA-binding transcriptional regulator — MAGHSKWKNIQVRKGAQDAKKGKVFTKVTKELMLAAKAGGGDPGINARLRSAIAAAKAVNLPKDKIETAIKKGTGELAGGNFDEVTYEGYGPGGAAILVDAATDNRNRTVAEVRSIMSKNGGSLGEAGCVGWMFDKKGLIELDKAKYAEDQVMEAALEAGAEDVSGDGENWEVTTAPEELDIVRQALEDAKLELLSVELTMVPKNTVAVDVETGRKLLKLLDALEDYDDVQKTHANFDLPEELLAEMD, encoded by the coding sequence ATGGCTGGGCATTCGAAATGGAAGAACATCCAGGTGCGCAAGGGCGCCCAGGACGCCAAGAAGGGCAAGGTTTTCACCAAGGTCACCAAGGAGCTGATGCTCGCCGCCAAGGCCGGTGGCGGAGACCCCGGCATCAACGCCCGCCTGCGTTCGGCCATCGCGGCGGCCAAGGCCGTGAACCTGCCCAAGGACAAGATCGAGACGGCCATCAAGAAGGGCACCGGAGAGCTGGCCGGCGGCAACTTCGACGAGGTCACCTATGAGGGCTACGGGCCGGGCGGCGCGGCCATCCTGGTGGATGCGGCCACGGACAACCGCAACCGCACCGTGGCCGAGGTACGCTCCATCATGAGCAAGAACGGCGGCAGCCTCGGCGAGGCCGGATGCGTGGGCTGGATGTTCGACAAGAAGGGGCTCATCGAGCTGGACAAGGCCAAGTACGCCGAGGATCAGGTCATGGAGGCCGCCCTGGAGGCCGGTGCCGAGGACGTATCCGGCGACGGCGAGAACTGGGAAGTGACCACCGCCCCCGAGGAGCTGGACATCGTGCGCCAGGCCCTGGAGGACGCCAAGCTGGAGCTCCTTTCCGTGGAGCTGACCATGGTTCCCAAGAACACCGTGGCCGTGGATGTCGAGACCGGGCGCAAGCTGCTGAAGCTCCTGGACGCCCTGGAAGATTACGACGACGTGCAGAAGACCCACGCCAACTTCGACTTGCCCGAAGAACTCCTGGCGGAGATGGACTAA
- the ruvC gene encoding crossover junction endodeoxyribonuclease RuvC, whose protein sequence is MASLTVLGLDPGSRFTGWGVVREESGVLTLVDAGVLRVQSLGDMDLRLGAIFKGVAELVARLSPQEAAMEDVFVSRNPSSALKLGQARGAAMAGCSVAGLRVHAYEPSVVKKSLVGVGRAEKSQVAFMVAQVLSCRKDMPADATDALAVAVCHLNQRRFRRLSGEL, encoded by the coding sequence GTGGCCTCTCTGACCGTCCTCGGGCTGGACCCAGGCTCGCGCTTCACGGGCTGGGGCGTGGTCCGGGAGGAGTCGGGCGTGCTCACCCTGGTGGACGCCGGGGTGCTGCGGGTGCAGTCGCTTGGCGACATGGACTTGCGCCTGGGGGCCATCTTCAAGGGCGTGGCCGAGCTGGTGGCCCGGCTCTCGCCCCAGGAGGCCGCCATGGAGGACGTGTTCGTCTCGCGAAACCCGTCCTCCGCGCTCAAGCTGGGTCAGGCGCGCGGCGCCGCCATGGCCGGGTGCTCCGTCGCCGGGCTGCGGGTGCACGCCTACGAGCCTTCGGTGGTCAAGAAGAGCCTGGTGGGCGTGGGCCGGGCCGAGAAATCGCAGGTGGCCTTCATGGTGGCCCAGGTGCTCTCATGCCGAAAGGATATGCCCGCCGACGCCACGGACGCTTTGGCCGTGGCCGTGTGCCATCTCAACCAGAGGCGCTTCAGGCGTCTCTCCGGGGAGCTATGA
- a CDS encoding DUF1848 domain-containing protein, whose protein sequence is MIVSATRRADLPAHYAAWFLERARAGWCAVPNPFNALQVSRVSLAAKDVEAIVFWTRDPRPMIPHLAELDRLGLPSVFQFTLLEYPSAIHPGMPPLVERIEAFRRLAGEIGPERVLWRYDPVLLCASAGTDYHLRMFEALCRELEGNTRRVTVSLMEPYRKARRRLAAAGVDLLAPGEGAVGAMFKDMAAMAHGCGMEPASCADEAGLEALGFVPGACIDAGLIKRLFEVETSAGKDASQRPACRCAPSRDIGMYDACPAGCAYCYATRDFALARRNRAAHDPASPSMLGRWEPQAQEQRQLLPGI, encoded by the coding sequence GTGATCGTCAGCGCCACCCGGCGCGCCGACCTGCCCGCGCACTACGCCGCGTGGTTCCTGGAGCGGGCGCGGGCCGGGTGGTGCGCGGTGCCAAACCCTTTCAACGCCCTCCAGGTGAGCCGGGTGAGCCTGGCCGCCAAGGACGTGGAAGCCATCGTCTTCTGGACGCGCGACCCAAGACCCATGATCCCGCATTTGGCGGAGCTGGACCGCTTGGGCCTGCCAAGCGTCTTCCAGTTCACCCTGTTGGAGTACCCTTCCGCCATCCACCCCGGCATGCCTCCCCTGGTTGAACGCATCGAGGCATTCCGGCGGCTGGCGGGCGAAATCGGCCCGGAGCGCGTGCTCTGGCGCTACGATCCCGTGCTGCTCTGCGCGTCGGCCGGGACGGACTACCACCTGCGCATGTTCGAGGCCCTCTGCCGGGAGCTGGAGGGCAACACCCGGCGGGTCACGGTGAGCCTGATGGAGCCCTACCGCAAGGCGCGGCGCAGGCTGGCGGCGGCGGGAGTGGATCTTCTCGCCCCCGGGGAGGGGGCCGTTGGCGCTATGTTCAAGGATATGGCGGCAATGGCGCACGGCTGCGGCATGGAGCCGGCATCCTGCGCGGACGAGGCGGGGCTTGAGGCGCTGGGATTCGTCCCGGGGGCCTGCATCGACGCGGGTCTCATCAAGCGATTGTTCGAAGTGGAAACATCCGCTGGCAAGGACGCCAGCCAACGCCCGGCCTGCCGCTGCGCACCCAGCCGCGACATCGGCATGTACGACGCCTGCCCGGCGGGCTGCGCCTACTGCTACGCCACCCGCGATTTCGCCCTGGCCCGGCGCAACCGCGCCGCGCACGACCCGGCTTCGCCCTCCATGCTGGGCCGTTGGGAGCCCCAGGCGCAAGAACAACGCCAACTCCTGCCCGGCATCTGA
- the ruvA gene encoding Holliday junction branch migration protein RuvA yields the protein MIAYLRGELLEKTDKGCLILTPSGVGYELTVSTGTAANLPGKGEQVSLFVHAQTGEDGTRLFGFDTSEDRRVFRAMIEIPKLGPKTALSMLSCFAVHELASIAAREDATALSQVPGIGKKSAQRMILELKYALADFSSAVSIPSGKAPAGSVYRDALAALTNLGYAESEAGQMLREALEAEPDLDVAQAIRTSLKKIAAMKA from the coding sequence ATGATTGCCTATCTGCGCGGCGAGCTGCTGGAGAAGACGGACAAGGGCTGCCTGATCCTCACGCCATCCGGCGTGGGCTACGAGCTGACCGTCTCCACGGGCACGGCGGCCAACCTGCCGGGCAAGGGCGAACAGGTTTCGCTCTTCGTGCACGCCCAGACCGGCGAGGACGGCACGCGCCTCTTCGGCTTCGACACCAGCGAAGATAGAAGGGTCTTCCGGGCCATGATCGAGATCCCCAAACTCGGGCCGAAGACCGCGCTCTCCATGCTCTCCTGCTTTGCGGTGCACGAGCTGGCCTCCATCGCCGCCCGGGAGGACGCCACGGCCCTGTCCCAGGTGCCGGGCATCGGCAAGAAGAGCGCCCAGCGCATGATTCTGGAGCTGAAATACGCCCTGGCGGACTTCTCCTCCGCCGTGTCCATCCCCTCGGGCAAGGCTCCGGCCGGGTCCGTGTACCGCGACGCCCTGGCGGCGCTGACCAATCTGGGGTACGCTGAGAGCGAGGCGGGCCAGATGCTGCGCGAGGCCCTGGAGGCCGAGCCGGACCTGGACGTGGCCCAGGCCATCCGCACAAGCCTCAAGAAAATCGCGGCCATGAAAGCATGA
- a CDS encoding RlmE family RNA methyltransferase yields the protein MKKVQDHYFKRAKQENYPARSVYKLQEMDNNFKLLRPGQKVLDLGATPGSWTLYAAKKVGPSGRVIAVDLNPTETAFPENVTFLVADALEPGPEFTALLDSVKPFDLVISDMAPKTTGQRITDQARSLELVEQALALAGTCLIHGGHFVAKIFMGPDVKAFTDSMRGSFEKVKTAKPKSSRSESFEQFIVGLGFRGLPEIAGG from the coding sequence ATGAAAAAAGTTCAAGACCATTACTTCAAGCGCGCCAAGCAGGAAAACTATCCCGCGCGCTCCGTCTACAAGCTCCAGGAGATGGACAACAACTTCAAGCTGCTCCGCCCTGGCCAGAAAGTGCTGGACCTGGGGGCCACCCCCGGCTCCTGGACGCTCTACGCCGCCAAGAAGGTGGGGCCTTCGGGCCGGGTGATCGCGGTGGATTTGAACCCCACCGAGACCGCCTTCCCGGAGAACGTCACCTTCCTGGTGGCCGACGCCCTGGAGCCCGGCCCCGAATTCACGGCCCTGCTGGACTCGGTGAAGCCCTTCGATCTGGTCATCAGCGACATGGCCCCGAAAACAACAGGCCAGCGCATAACGGACCAGGCCCGCTCCCTGGAGCTTGTGGAGCAGGCCCTTGCGCTGGCCGGGACTTGCCTGATACACGGCGGCCACTTCGTCGCCAAGATATTCATGGGGCCTGACGTCAAGGCCTTCACCGACTCCATGCGCGGCAGCTTCGAAAAGGTCAAGACCGCCAAACCCAAAAGCTCCCGCTCGGAGAGCTTCGAACAGTTCATCGTGGGCCTCGGCTTCCGGGGTCTTCCAGAAATAGCCGGAGGATAG